A section of the Mesobacillus jeotgali genome encodes:
- the bshC gene encoding bacillithiol biosynthesis cysteine-adding enzyme BshC: protein MEMLNLSLPAANRFATDYLAGSPELQSFFHYNFTDKNAYVHRLDELKNRSFMRSELADHIQSFMNRYAQSDQITENIGKLRKENSVAVIGGQQAGILTGPLYTIHKVISIIKLAEQKEHELGIPVVPVFWIAGEDHDYQEVNHVYVMKENRQEKWVYPEKNLEKKMISEVCINRDLCYSWVEGIVETFGETKHTKEVLAFVLESLKNAESFVDFFATIIMDLFKDSGLLIVDSGNRELRKLEKDYFIDQIKNHRKITSAVLGQQEKTEAAGFSNMIDINENSANLFYYDEKVNERILLQFDPQSGGFAGKNGEVSFTYDKLVEIANEFPEKLSNNVVTRPLMQEWLFPTLAFIGGPGEIAYWAELKLVFEHFGIQMPPLVPRLNITLLERSIESDLEELKLDLREVLISGTSGHELRFIDSLKDREVEELFANAKAMLTDQYKAIRERANGIDPVLFPMLEKNESILLNQMEFMENKIVDAICRKNDHILRKFSRVENALRPDGSPQERVWNPFYYFNKYGLNLISELLKLHYEFDGTHKIIKM from the coding sequence ATGGAGATGTTGAATCTCTCTCTTCCGGCCGCGAACCGGTTTGCGACAGATTACCTTGCTGGGAGCCCTGAACTGCAGAGCTTCTTTCATTATAATTTTACAGACAAAAATGCTTATGTTCATCGCCTGGATGAATTGAAAAATAGAAGTTTTATGAGGTCAGAGCTTGCCGACCATATTCAGTCCTTTATGAACAGATATGCACAGTCTGATCAAATTACTGAGAACATCGGCAAACTCAGAAAAGAAAACAGCGTTGCCGTCATTGGTGGACAGCAGGCTGGTATCCTGACAGGACCACTCTATACGATCCATAAAGTAATTTCGATTATAAAGCTGGCAGAACAGAAAGAACATGAGCTGGGTATACCGGTCGTACCTGTATTCTGGATTGCAGGCGAAGACCACGACTACCAGGAAGTGAACCATGTTTACGTCATGAAGGAAAACAGGCAGGAGAAATGGGTTTATCCTGAAAAGAACCTTGAGAAGAAGATGATTTCAGAAGTCTGTATCAATCGTGATTTGTGTTATTCCTGGGTCGAGGGAATCGTAGAAACCTTTGGTGAGACAAAACACACGAAGGAGGTACTGGCATTTGTTCTTGAATCATTAAAGAATGCAGAATCCTTCGTTGATTTTTTTGCAACAATCATCATGGACCTTTTCAAGGATTCTGGATTGCTGATTGTTGATTCCGGGAATAGGGAACTTAGAAAGCTTGAAAAAGATTATTTTATCGATCAAATAAAAAATCATCGCAAAATCACATCAGCGGTCCTGGGTCAGCAGGAAAAGACCGAAGCCGCTGGTTTTTCGAATATGATTGATATAAATGAAAACTCGGCCAATTTGTTCTATTATGATGAGAAAGTAAATGAGCGAATTTTGCTTCAGTTTGACCCACAAAGTGGGGGGTTCGCCGGTAAAAATGGGGAAGTAAGCTTCACATATGATAAACTGGTCGAGATTGCAAACGAATTCCCAGAGAAACTCAGCAACAATGTAGTGACACGTCCATTAATGCAGGAATGGCTGTTCCCGACGCTTGCCTTCATTGGAGGTCCTGGGGAAATTGCCTACTGGGCAGAACTTAAACTTGTTTTCGAACATTTCGGTATCCAAATGCCTCCACTCGTTCCAAGACTCAACATCACCTTACTCGAAAGGTCGATAGAATCTGATCTGGAGGAATTGAAACTCGACTTGAGAGAAGTTTTGATTTCAGGAACAAGCGGTCATGAACTAAGATTCATTGACTCCCTAAAGGATCGGGAAGTCGAAGAATTATTTGCAAATGCTAAAGCAATGCTGACAGATCAATATAAAGCCATCCGCGAAAGAGCAAACGGAATTGACCCGGTCTTGTTTCCGATGCTGGAAAAGAACGAATCCATCCTTCTAAATCAGATGGAATTCATGGAGAATAAAATTGTTGATGCAATTTGCCGTAAGAATGACCATATCCTGCGTAAATTCTCAAGAGTAGAAAATGCCTTAAGACCAGACGGGTCTCCGCAGGAAAGAGTGTGGAACCCATTCTACTATTTTAATAAATACGGCCTAAACCTGATATCGGAATTGTTAAAGCTTCATTATGAGTTCGACGGAACCCACAAAATCATAAAAATGTAA
- the mraZ gene encoding division/cell wall cluster transcriptional repressor MraZ, producing MFMGEYHHNVDSKGRLIIPAKVRENLGEMFILTRGLDQCLFGYPVSEWSVIEEKLKGLPLTKKDARAFTRFFFSGATESEIDKQGRVNIPSPLMQYAKLEKECVILGVSNRIEIWSKAIWEDYFAESEESFAEIAENMIGFDI from the coding sequence ATGTTCATGGGTGAATACCATCATAATGTTGATAGCAAAGGCCGATTGATCATCCCTGCCAAGGTCCGTGAAAACCTGGGAGAAATGTTCATTCTTACCCGTGGGCTTGACCAGTGTTTATTTGGCTATCCCGTTTCTGAATGGTCAGTGATTGAGGAAAAGTTAAAAGGGCTTCCGCTGACTAAAAAAGATGCGCGTGCATTTACCCGTTTTTTCTTTTCGGGTGCTACCGAGAGTGAAATTGACAAACAGGGGAGAGTCAATATTCCCTCCCCATTGATGCAATACGCCAAGCTTGAGAAAGAATGTGTGATTTTAGGGGTTTCCAATCGAATTGAAATTTGGAGCAAAGCCATCTGGGAAGATTATTTCGCAGAATCTGAGGAATCTTTTGCTGAAATTGCGGAAAATATGATTGGATTTGATATTTAA
- the rsmH gene encoding 16S rRNA (cytosine(1402)-N(4))-methyltransferase RsmH — MFKHTTVLLEETVDGLNIKPDGTYVDCTLGGAGHSELILSKLSDKGKLYAFDQDDVAIANAKEKLAPYGDRLTIIKSNFLHLKDELENQGVTEVDGILYDLGVSSPQLDTPERGFSYHHDAPLDMRMDQDAPLSAYDVINAWPYEKLVKIFFQYGEEKFSKQIARKIEAARENAPIKTTGELVELIKDAIPAPARRKGGHPAKRVFQAVRIAVNDELGVFEKSLEQAIDLLAVGGRISVITFHSLEDRICKVTLKKASETPPLPPGLPIIPEEYQPKLKLITRKPILPSEEELEFNNRARSAKLRIAEKAKK; from the coding sequence ATGTTCAAACATACAACAGTTTTACTGGAAGAAACAGTAGACGGGCTCAATATCAAGCCTGACGGTACATACGTGGATTGCACTCTCGGTGGCGCAGGCCACAGTGAATTGATTTTGTCCAAGCTATCTGACAAAGGAAAGCTATATGCGTTTGACCAGGACGATGTCGCGATTGCGAATGCGAAAGAAAAGCTTGCTCCGTATGGAGACAGGCTGACAATCATTAAAAGCAACTTCCTTCACCTGAAGGACGAGCTTGAAAATCAAGGGGTTACAGAAGTGGACGGGATTCTTTACGATCTCGGAGTATCTTCACCCCAGCTTGACACGCCAGAGCGCGGTTTCAGCTATCATCATGATGCCCCGCTTGATATGCGGATGGACCAGGATGCGCCATTATCTGCTTATGATGTAATTAATGCATGGCCATATGAAAAATTGGTCAAAATCTTTTTCCAATACGGAGAAGAAAAATTTTCAAAACAGATCGCAAGGAAGATTGAAGCTGCGCGAGAAAATGCTCCTATCAAAACGACTGGTGAACTTGTCGAGTTAATTAAGGACGCGATTCCAGCACCAGCAAGGAGAAAAGGCGGCCATCCAGCAAAGAGAGTTTTCCAGGCAGTAAGGATCGCGGTTAATGATGAACTTGGCGTTTTCGAAAAATCTTTAGAGCAGGCGATTGATCTTCTTGCCGTTGGAGGAAGGATCAGCGTCATCACTTTCCACTCACTGGAGGACAGGATTTGCAAAGTCACCCTCAAAAAAGCGAGCGAAACACCGCCGCTTCCACCTGGGCTGCCAATCATTCCGGAAGAGTATCAGCCAAAATTGAAACTAATTACCAGAAAACCAATCCTTCCCTCAGAGGAAGAGCTCGAGTTCAACAACCGGGCAAGGTCTGCAAAGTTAAGGATCGCTGAAAAAGCAAAAAAATAA
- the ftsL gene encoding cell division protein FtsL: MMSNLARKLQQEQQQRTVQAPAKAPAKRNSILTPGEKILMFVFGAIVCFGATFMVSKQAAIYEVNKEIQIIEGNIQEQQKTNSDLEVQISELSTYERIKEVTEKLGLTLNENNVKGVEN, from the coding sequence ATGATGAGCAATCTGGCTAGAAAACTGCAGCAGGAGCAGCAGCAACGTACAGTTCAGGCACCAGCAAAAGCACCGGCAAAAAGAAATTCGATTCTAACGCCCGGCGAAAAAATCCTGATGTTTGTTTTCGGAGCAATTGTCTGCTTCGGTGCAACATTCATGGTATCAAAACAAGCAGCCATTTACGAAGTCAACAAGGAAATCCAAATCATTGAAGGCAATATTCAGGAGCAGCAAAAGACTAATAGTGACCTTGAAGTCCAGATTAGCGAGTTAAGTACCTATGAAAGAATTAAAGAGGTAACAGAAAAGCTCGGCTTAACATTGAATGAAAACAATGTTAAAGGTGTTGAAAACTGA
- a CDS encoding penicillin-binding protein, which produces MIKKQPNMNAGAAVLFVIFSLLFFILIFRFVSIQVTGEVHGQALAAKAQQKYSNEKTIEAVRGTIFDRKGEVVAEDTTSYTLVAILDDSVTTNKKKPKHVSDPAKTASVLAKYIDMNESEIYKRLTKKGAWQVEFGKAGRDITHQTKREIEEEKLPGITFLRDSKRFYPNGVFSSHLVGFVEKEETEDHKTITSGKLGVEKTLNDELTGENGSISFKSDLWGFLLPGAEEKVTPAKDGDDIYLTIDKKIQTFVEDAVDRVDKEYEPKKILAVVADPKTGEILGMAQRPTFHPTTREGLDNSWHNEIVETPLEPGSTMKVFTLAAAVQEKKWNPGELYKSGSYKVTEKSGSIGDHNGRQGWGTITYLEGIQRSSNVAVAKLVNEKIGTEKFREYLTKFGFDNPTGIELPNEAVGKIQYKWPIEKITTSYGQGSTVTPIQLIQAATAVANDGTMMKPRVIDKIVDPNTGKIVKQTEPESVGQPISAETAKEVRDVLETVITSEHGTGKSYAIDGYKVAGKTGTANLTQNGKYLNGPNDYLFSFLGMAPKDNPKLIVYVAVQQPEIDHYFKGSIPTSMIFKSVMQSSLQYLNIKPASMEKADSSRVPNITGMEPGEAKKLLESKGFEIVIIGDGNQVEGQSPKADIVALEGEKILIKASGTMTYPDLTDWSLRDVMKLAQITGIKLNKAGSGYVTKQSLKPGLPINEGENLIVELETPLQQFENSLKKEEKSEETEEVGG; this is translated from the coding sequence ATGATCAAGAAACAGCCAAATATGAATGCAGGAGCAGCGGTATTATTCGTAATATTCAGCCTGCTCTTTTTTATCTTGATTTTCAGGTTTGTTTCCATCCAGGTCACGGGTGAGGTGCATGGACAAGCTTTGGCGGCAAAGGCACAACAAAAATACTCCAATGAAAAAACAATCGAAGCTGTCAGAGGCACGATTTTTGACCGTAAAGGTGAAGTCGTTGCTGAGGATACTACTTCTTATACGCTTGTCGCCATCCTAGATGATTCGGTGACAACGAATAAAAAGAAACCAAAGCATGTCAGCGATCCAGCCAAAACAGCCTCCGTGCTGGCAAAGTATATAGATATGAATGAGTCGGAAATATACAAACGGCTGACCAAAAAAGGAGCCTGGCAGGTTGAATTCGGAAAGGCAGGCCGGGATATTACCCATCAGACCAAGCGTGAAATTGAAGAGGAAAAGCTGCCGGGAATTACTTTTTTACGAGATTCAAAGAGATTCTATCCAAACGGTGTATTTTCATCGCATTTGGTGGGCTTTGTAGAAAAGGAAGAAACAGAGGATCACAAAACGATCACCTCAGGCAAGCTTGGTGTGGAAAAAACATTGAACGATGAATTGACTGGTGAAAATGGATCCATTTCCTTTAAAAGTGACTTATGGGGCTTCCTGCTTCCCGGTGCGGAAGAAAAAGTGACTCCCGCAAAGGATGGCGATGATATTTATCTAACGATCGATAAAAAAATCCAGACTTTTGTAGAGGATGCTGTCGATCGAGTTGATAAGGAGTACGAGCCGAAAAAAATCCTCGCAGTCGTTGCCGATCCTAAAACTGGTGAAATACTTGGAATGGCCCAGCGTCCTACCTTCCACCCGACAACTAGAGAAGGCCTGGATAACAGCTGGCATAACGAAATTGTTGAAACTCCTCTTGAGCCGGGCTCAACCATGAAGGTTTTCACGCTTGCTGCAGCCGTTCAGGAGAAAAAATGGAATCCGGGCGAACTCTATAAATCAGGTTCCTATAAAGTTACCGAAAAATCAGGAAGTATAGGTGACCACAATGGCCGTCAGGGATGGGGAACGATTACCTATCTTGAAGGCATTCAGCGTTCATCTAACGTAGCGGTTGCCAAGTTGGTAAATGAAAAAATCGGCACAGAAAAATTTAGGGAATACTTGACGAAGTTTGGATTCGATAACCCTACTGGAATAGAACTGCCAAATGAAGCTGTTGGAAAAATCCAGTATAAGTGGCCGATTGAAAAAATAACTACTTCATATGGCCAGGGTTCTACAGTGACTCCAATTCAGCTGATTCAGGCTGCTACTGCTGTTGCCAATGACGGAACCATGATGAAGCCTAGAGTAATTGATAAAATAGTTGACCCGAATACTGGTAAGATAGTAAAACAAACTGAACCCGAGTCAGTTGGACAGCCGATATCCGCTGAAACGGCAAAAGAGGTTCGTGATGTACTAGAAACAGTCATAACATCTGAGCATGGTACTGGCAAATCATATGCAATAGATGGTTATAAGGTTGCGGGGAAAACAGGTACTGCTAACCTTACACAAAATGGTAAATACCTAAACGGGCCAAATGACTATCTATTCTCATTCCTTGGAATGGCACCTAAAGATAATCCTAAACTGATTGTCTATGTCGCGGTCCAGCAGCCGGAAATTGACCACTATTTCAAAGGCTCGATTCCAACATCTATGATATTTAAGTCAGTGATGCAAAGCAGTCTCCAGTATCTGAACATTAAGCCTGCCTCCATGGAAAAAGCTGATTCAAGTCGGGTGCCGAATATAACGGGGATGGAGCCGGGAGAAGCAAAGAAGCTGCTTGAATCCAAAGGATTTGAAATAGTGATAATAGGTGATGGCAATCAAGTAGAGGGGCAATCACCAAAGGCTGATATAGTGGCTTTAGAAGGAGAAAAGATCCTTATAAAAGCTTCAGGCACCATGACCTACCCGGATCTGACAGATTGGTCGCTAAGGGATGTTATGAAGCTCGCACAAATAACAGGTATCAAGTTAAACAAAGCTGGCAGCGGCTATGTAACAAAACAAAGCCTAAAACCAGGATTACCGATCAATGAAGGAGAAAATCTCATTGTGGAGTTGGAAACACCACTCCAGCAATTCGAGAATTCATTGAAAAAAGAAGAAAAGAGCGAAGAAACAGAGGAAGTTGGCGGCTGA
- a CDS encoding stage V sporulation protein D produces the protein MRVSNVTVRKRLALVLVIGILVFFIIDVRLGYVQFMLGDFLTGKAKDSWSRNVPFEPQRGEITDRNGVALATNISAPTVYVVPRQVKDPEAAAEFLAKALNMPKEKAYQHITKKAMIERIPEGRKISHEKAKEIRAMDIKGIYIGEDSKRHYPYGSYLSHVLGFAGVDNQGLMGLELFYDKELKGEKGSVQFYADAKQQRMHNMADDYEPPVDGLDLKLTIDSRVQTIVERELDIAQAKYNPDGIIAIAMNPNNGEILAMSSRPDFDPANFRNVPPEVYNRNLPIWSTYEPGSTFKIVTLAAALQEGKVNLEKDHFHDSGSVEVAGARIRCWKKGGHGSQSFLEVVENSCNPGFVELGDRLGKEKLFKYVKDFGFGEKTGIDLQGEGKGILFNLDRVGPIEQATTAFGQGVSVTPIQQVAAVSAAVNGGILYTPYIAKELIDPVSGEIVMKKTPQAKRRVISEETSKEIRHALESVVAKGSGKNAYVDSYRVGGKTGTAQKAKDGRYLENNHIVSFIGFAPADDPQIVIYVAVDNPKGTVQFGGVVAAPIVGDIMEDSLRAMEVPPRKEQIEKELTWLDTPLVEVPDLIGLSKTELRQQLINFKLDIAGDGEKVVKQLPSPGVKIKEGSTIRVYMND, from the coding sequence ATGCGTGTATCAAATGTGACGGTCAGAAAAAGGCTGGCTCTCGTTCTTGTGATTGGGATATTGGTGTTTTTCATCATAGATGTCCGGCTTGGCTATGTGCAATTTATGCTCGGTGATTTTTTGACAGGGAAGGCGAAGGACTCGTGGAGCAGGAATGTCCCGTTCGAACCTCAGCGGGGGGAAATCACGGACCGGAATGGTGTGGCGCTGGCAACGAATATCAGTGCACCGACAGTCTATGTAGTACCACGACAAGTTAAGGATCCGGAAGCGGCAGCTGAATTTTTGGCAAAGGCATTGAATATGCCAAAGGAAAAGGCCTATCAGCATATTACTAAAAAAGCGATGATTGAGAGAATACCTGAGGGAAGGAAAATCTCTCACGAAAAAGCTAAAGAAATAAGGGCGATGGATATTAAAGGCATTTATATTGGAGAAGATTCCAAGCGGCATTACCCATATGGAAGCTACCTGTCTCATGTTCTTGGATTTGCAGGAGTCGATAACCAAGGATTGATGGGACTGGAACTCTTTTATGACAAGGAATTAAAAGGGGAAAAAGGTTCCGTGCAATTTTATGCTGATGCCAAACAGCAGCGGATGCACAATATGGCAGATGATTACGAGCCGCCGGTGGACGGGCTGGACCTGAAGCTGACGATCGACAGCCGGGTACAGACAATCGTTGAGAGGGAACTGGATATTGCCCAGGCCAAATACAATCCCGATGGAATAATAGCAATCGCAATGAACCCGAATAATGGTGAAATCCTGGCAATGTCGAGCCGGCCGGATTTTGATCCTGCAAACTTCAGGAATGTCCCTCCCGAAGTATATAACAGAAATCTGCCAATTTGGAGCACTTATGAACCAGGATCTACATTTAAGATTGTTACCCTGGCGGCTGCCCTTCAAGAGGGGAAGGTCAATCTTGAAAAAGATCATTTCCATGATTCTGGTTCAGTGGAAGTGGCGGGTGCGAGGATTCGATGCTGGAAGAAGGGCGGCCATGGAAGCCAGTCCTTCCTGGAAGTTGTCGAGAATTCATGTAACCCGGGATTTGTCGAGCTTGGGGACAGACTCGGAAAAGAAAAGCTGTTTAAATATGTAAAGGATTTTGGATTTGGTGAGAAAACAGGCATTGACCTTCAGGGAGAGGGCAAAGGAATTCTTTTTAACCTTGACAGAGTAGGTCCGATTGAACAGGCAACTACTGCCTTCGGTCAGGGTGTATCCGTAACACCGATTCAGCAAGTTGCAGCCGTTTCAGCAGCTGTTAATGGAGGCATACTTTATACGCCTTATATTGCGAAAGAATTGATTGACCCGGTCTCTGGGGAGATTGTCATGAAAAAGACCCCGCAGGCGAAAAGAAGAGTCATTTCCGAAGAAACCTCTAAAGAAATCAGGCATGCGCTCGAGAGTGTCGTTGCAAAAGGCTCCGGGAAAAATGCCTATGTAGATTCTTACAGGGTTGGCGGCAAGACAGGAACCGCGCAAAAGGCAAAAGATGGCCGTTATCTTGAAAATAACCATATCGTTTCCTTTATTGGTTTTGCCCCTGCGGATGATCCGCAAATCGTTATTTATGTTGCAGTAGACAATCCGAAAGGTACTGTCCAGTTCGGCGGTGTTGTTGCAGCTCCTATTGTCGGTGATATCATGGAGGATAGCCTGAGGGCGATGGAGGTTCCGCCGAGAAAGGAACAGATTGAAAAGGAATTGACATGGCTTGATACGCCTTTAGTAGAGGTGCCTGACCTGATTGGATTATCCAAGACAGAACTTAGACAGCAACTGATCAATTTCAAACTTGATATTGCTGGAGATGGGGAGAAAGTAGTCAAACAGCTTCCTTCACCTGGAGTGAAAATCAAGGAAGGCTCAACTATTAGGGTATATATGAATGATTGA
- a CDS encoding UDP-N-acetylmuramoyl-L-alanyl-D-glutamate--2,6-diaminopimelate ligase, whose translation MKLHELIGYLHPFVDYKGENPDITSIENDNRRVTPGSLFICIKGYTVDGHDFAGSAVKNGAAAVLAEREIPVNVPVIVVKDTMRAMAVLADAFYGQPSQKLHMVGITGTNGKTTTSHIIEKIFKDAGQKTGLIGTMYTKIGEQTFEVKNTTPESLTLQKTFKKMVDDKVDTAVMEVSSHALVYGRVHGTDYNVAVFTNLTQDHLDYHKTMEEYKKAKGLLFSQLGNAFNHEKPKFAVLNADDPASEEFALLTSAHLLTYGIDNHADLQATNISMTASGTSFDLVSPFGVTRVNIQLIGKFSIYNVLASIGAALVSGVSLETIIESVESVKGVSGRFEVVDAGQDFSVIVDYAHTPDSLENVLKTVQQFAQKRIFCVVGCGGDRDRTKRPLMAKIACEYSTDAIFTSDNPRSEDPAEIIRDMEAGVKGEFYISIIDRKEAIQHAVKNAVSGDVILIAGKGHETYQQIGDRTFDFDDRIVAREAIEER comes from the coding sequence ATGAAATTACACGAATTGATTGGTTATTTACACCCGTTCGTGGATTACAAGGGAGAAAATCCCGACATTACTTCGATTGAAAATGATAACCGAAGAGTGACTCCAGGAAGTTTATTCATATGTATTAAGGGATATACAGTTGATGGTCATGACTTTGCAGGATCGGCTGTAAAAAATGGAGCCGCAGCTGTCCTTGCTGAAAGGGAAATTCCTGTTAATGTCCCGGTGATTGTTGTAAAGGACACAATGCGGGCAATGGCCGTGCTTGCTGATGCTTTTTACGGCCAGCCGAGCCAGAAGCTTCATATGGTGGGAATTACGGGGACGAACGGAAAAACGACGACAAGTCACATTATTGAAAAGATTTTCAAGGATGCTGGACAAAAAACGGGTTTGATAGGGACGATGTATACTAAGATTGGCGAACAAACCTTTGAAGTCAAGAACACAACTCCGGAGAGTCTCACCCTCCAGAAGACGTTCAAGAAAATGGTAGACGACAAAGTCGATACTGCCGTGATGGAGGTATCATCACATGCGCTTGTCTATGGCCGTGTTCATGGTACTGACTACAATGTCGCTGTCTTTACGAACCTCACACAGGATCATTTGGACTACCATAAAACAATGGAAGAGTACAAAAAGGCTAAAGGGCTTCTGTTTTCGCAGCTTGGAAATGCCTTTAACCATGAAAAACCGAAATTTGCTGTCCTGAATGCGGATGATCCGGCCAGCGAAGAATTTGCTTTACTGACATCAGCCCACTTATTGACGTATGGGATTGACAACCATGCCGACCTGCAGGCAACAAATATATCAATGACAGCCAGTGGAACATCATTTGATTTAGTCAGCCCATTTGGCGTAACAAGAGTGAACATCCAGCTGATTGGCAAATTCAGCATTTACAATGTACTTGCAAGTATTGGAGCAGCTCTTGTTTCCGGTGTTTCCCTGGAGACAATCATCGAATCAGTTGAAAGTGTCAAAGGGGTTTCGGGAAGATTTGAAGTCGTCGATGCGGGGCAGGATTTCTCCGTAATTGTTGACTACGCCCATACTCCAGACAGTCTGGAAAATGTACTGAAGACCGTTCAGCAATTTGCGCAAAAGAGGATTTTTTGTGTAGTCGGCTGCGGTGGAGACCGTGATCGCACGAAACGGCCGCTCATGGCGAAAATCGCCTGTGAATATTCTACAGACGCCATTTTCACCTCCGATAACCCACGCAGTGAGGATCCGGCTGAAATCATCAGAGACATGGAAGCAGGAGTAAAGGGAGAGTTTTATATTTCTATTATCGATCGGAAAGAAGCCATCCAGCATGCTGTTAAGAATGCCGTTTCAGGAGATGTGATCCTGATTGCTGGGAAGGGCCATGAAACATATCAGCAAATTGGAGACAGAACTTTTGACTTTGATGATAGGATTGTTGCGCGTGAGGCGATAGAGGAGAGGTAA
- the mraY gene encoding phospho-N-acetylmuramoyl-pentapeptide-transferase gives MLEQVIFFTILMGFLITVLLSPVFIPFLRRLKFGQSIREEGPKSHQKKTGTPTMGGVMILISITITTLIMTGKFSQPTVETYLLLFVTLGFGLLGFMDDFIKVVMKRNLGLTSKQKLFGQIIISVIFYFIFQQSDFSTEISIPLTDISFDLGWGYALFIIFWMVGFSNAVNLTDGLDGLVSGTAAIAFGAFAVLAWSQSQYELSIFSVAVVGAVLGFLVFNAHPAKVFMGDTGSLALGGAIATVAILAKLEIILIIIGGIFVIETLSVILQVISFKTTGKRIFRMSPLHHHYELIGWSEWRVVVTFWTVGLLFAILGIYIEVWI, from the coding sequence ATGCTGGAGCAAGTTATCTTTTTCACAATATTAATGGGTTTTCTAATTACGGTTCTGCTTTCACCAGTATTTATTCCTTTTTTAAGAAGGCTTAAATTTGGCCAGAGTATTAGGGAAGAAGGGCCGAAATCACACCAGAAAAAGACTGGTACCCCTACAATGGGCGGCGTTATGATTTTAATCTCGATTACAATTACTACGCTAATCATGACAGGTAAGTTCTCACAGCCGACTGTGGAAACTTATCTGTTGTTATTTGTCACATTGGGGTTTGGGCTTCTCGGTTTCATGGATGATTTTATCAAGGTCGTAATGAAACGGAACCTGGGATTGACATCCAAGCAAAAACTGTTTGGCCAAATCATTATTTCCGTCATTTTTTATTTCATTTTCCAGCAAAGTGATTTTTCAACAGAAATCAGCATCCCTTTAACGGATATTTCTTTTGACCTCGGGTGGGGATACGCACTTTTCATTATTTTCTGGATGGTGGGTTTCTCAAATGCCGTTAACCTGACGGACGGGCTTGACGGGCTGGTTTCCGGTACCGCAGCGATTGCATTTGGTGCTTTTGCTGTACTGGCCTGGAGCCAATCGCAATACGAGCTGTCGATCTTTTCAGTGGCGGTTGTCGGAGCTGTTTTAGGTTTTCTTGTATTCAATGCACACCCTGCGAAAGTGTTCATGGGAGATACCGGTTCACTTGCTTTGGGCGGTGCGATTGCAACTGTTGCAATCCTGGCAAAGCTTGAAATAATCCTGATCATCATAGGCGGCATTTTTGTCATTGAAACATTGTCTGTTATCCTCCAGGTTATTTCATTTAAAACAACAGGAAAAAGGATTTTCAGGATGAGCCCGCTTCATCACCACTATGAATTGATTGGCTGGTCTGAATGGCGGGTTGTTGTCACATTCTGGACTGTTGGCCTCCTATTCGCAATCCTTGGAATTTATATTGAGGTGTGGATCTAG